A part of Dasypus novemcinctus isolate mDasNov1 chromosome 5, mDasNov1.1.hap2, whole genome shotgun sequence genomic DNA contains:
- the LOC101447823 gene encoding olfactory receptor 2F1-like, whose protein sequence is MRKDNLTWVSEFVLMGLSSDRWIQAGLFVLFGAAYLLTLLGNGLIIILIGLDVRLQLPMYFFLCHLSVVDICYISSGVPQMLVHFFLEKETISFTRCGVQLFFSLAFGGTEFLLLAAMAYDRYVAICDPLNYVAVMSPRLCVALAAISWLVGLANSAGETAVTMCLPTCGRNVLNHVICETLALVRLACVDTTLNQMVIVASSTVVLLVPCCLVSLSYSYIVAAILRIRSTQGRHKAFGTCASHLAVVSMSYGMALFTFLQPHSTASAEKDKMVMVFYAVVTPMLNPFIYCLRNKDMKAALSRVLNRSSELKH, encoded by the coding sequence ATGAGGAAAGACAACCTGACTTGGGTGAGTGAGTTTGTCCTCATGGGCCTCTCCAGTGACAGGTGGATCCAGGCTGGACTCTTTGTCCTGTTTGGTGCTGCCTACCTGCTCACCTTGCTGGGCAATGGGCTCATCATCATCCTGATTGGTCTGGACGTTCGACTCCAGctgcccatgtacttcttcctctgccACCTCTCAGTTGTGGACATCTGCTACATCTCCAGCGGGGTCCCCCAGATGCTAGTGCACTTCTTCCTGGAGAAGGAGACCATTTCCTTCACCCGATGTGGAGTCCAGCTTTTCTTCTCTCTGGCCTTTGGGGGCACTGAGTTCCTACTGCTGGCcgcaatggcctatgaccgctatgtggccatctgtgaCCCCCTGAATTATGTGGCAGTGATGAGTCCGAGGCTCTGTGTGGCCCTGGCAGCCATCTCTTGGCTTGTGGGCCTGGCTAACTCTGCTGGGGAGACAGCAGTCACCATGTGCCTGCCTACTTGTGGGCGAAATGTGCTGAATCATGTGATCTGTGAGACACTGGCACTGGTCAGATTGGCTTGTGTGGACACCACCCTCAATCAGATGGTCATAGTGGCCTCCAGCACTGTGGTACTGCTAGTGCCCTGCTGCCTGGTCTCACTCTCCTACAGCTACATTGTGGCTGCCATCCTGCGGATCCGTTCCACCCAGGGACGCCACAAAGCCTTTGGCACCTGTGCCTCCCACCTCGCTGTGGTCTCCATGTCTTACGGGATGGCCCTCTTCACCTTTTTGCAGCCTCACTCCACTGCTTCGGCAGAGAAGGACAAGATGGTGATGGTCTTTTATGCGGTGGTGACACCCATGTTGAATCCTTTTATCTATTGTCTGCGGAACAAGGATATGAAGGCTGCTCTGAGTCGCGTTCTAAACAGGAGCTCtgaattaaaacattaa